The Actinomycetota bacterium genome contains the following window.
ATCGACCCGGACGACAAGCTAAAGAACGTACTGCCCGCCGAGCCGACCGAGCCCTGAGGCCCGGCCGGCTCGCCGTTGGTCAGGCGATGTCAAAGCGGTCCGCGTTCATGACCTTGTTCCAGGCGGCCACGAAGTCGCGTACGAACTTCTCCTTCGCGTCGTCGCTGGCGTAGACCTCTGCGATCGCTCTCAGCTGGGAGTTCGAACCGAAGACCAGGTCGACGGCGGTTGCGGTCCTCTTGACCTCGCCCGTCGAACGGTCCCGGCCCTCGTAGACGTTCTCGGCCCAGCTGGATGGCTTCCACTCCGTGCTCATGTCGAGCAGGTTGGAGAAGAAGTCGTTGGTCAACGACTCCGGACGGTCGGTGAAGACGCCGTGTGCCGTCCCACCGTAGTTGGCGTTCAGAGCACGCATGCCGCCGACCAGAACGGTCATCTCGGGGGCCGTCAGCCGGAGCAGGTTGGCCCGGTCCAGCAGCAGGGTCTCCGGCGACAGCTTCTCGCCGGCCCGCAGGTAATTGCGGAACCCGTCTGCTCTCGGCTCGAGCACCTCGAACGACTCCGCGTCGGTCTGCTCCTCGGTGGCGTCGGTGCGCCCGGGCGCGAACGGGACCGTTATGTCGTAGCCGGCGTTCTTGGCCGCCTGCTCGACGGCCGCTGCTCCGGCCAGGACGATCAGGTCGGCTAGGGATACCTTCTTGTTGCCGGTCTGCGAGCCGTTGAAGTCCTGCTGGATCCCCTCCAGGGCCTGCAGGACCCTCGCCAGTTCAGCCGGCTCGTTGACCTCCCAGTTGCGCTGCGGCTCCAGGCGAATCCGCGACCCGTTCGCCCCACCGCGCTTGTCGGTGTCGCGGAAGGTTGCCGCAGACGCCCACGCAGTGTAGGCCAGCCGTGCAACCGAAAGACCGGACGCGAGGATCTTGGCCTTGAGGTCGGCGATGTCGGCGTCCCCCACGAGTTCGTGGTCGACGTCGGGAACCGGGTCCTGCCAGATCTGCGCTTCCGGAACCCACGGGCCGAGGCAACGAACGACCGGGCCCATGTCTCGGTGAAGCAGCTTGTACCAGGCCTTGGCGAACGCCTCGGCGAGCAGTTCCGGGTTCTCGTGAAATCGCTTGGAGATCGGTGCGTAGATCGGGTCCATCCTCAAAGCAAGGTCCGTTGTCAACATCATTGGAGCGTGCCGCTTCGCCGGGTCGTGGGCGTCGGGTACGGTCCCCTGGGCTTCCGGGTTCTTGGGGGTCCACTGCTTCGCCCCGGCGGGACTGGTCGTCAGCTCGTATTCGTAGTTGAACAGGTTGTCGAAGAACCCGTTGTCCCATTTCGTCGGCTCGTTCGTCCAGGCGCCCTCCAGGCCGCTGGTGATCGTGTCGCCGCCTTTTCCGGTTCCGTGAGCGTTGATCCAGCCGAGACCCTGGTGCTCGACCGGGCAGCCCTCGGGCTCCGGGCCTACCAGGTCGGGGTCGCCTGCGCCGTGGCACTTGCCGAAAGTGTGGCCGCCGGCGATGAGCGCCACGGTTTCTTCGTCGTTCATGGCCATGCGGCCGAAGGTCTCCCGAATGTCCCTGCCCGCAGCGAGCGGATCCGGATTCCCGTTGGGCCCCTCCGGGTTCACGTAGATCAGGCCCATCTGCACCGCACCAAACGGCTCGGCGAGCTCCCGGTCGCCGCTGTAGCGCTCATCTCCGAGCCAGGTGTCCTCAGACCCCCAGATGATCTCGTCGGGCTCGAAGACGTCCTCGCGCCCGAAGGCGAAGCCAAAGGTCTTGAACCCCATCGACTCCATGGCTGCGTTTCCTGCAAGTACCAGCAGGTCGGCCCAGGAGATCTTCCGGCCGTACTTCTGCTTGACCGGCCAGAGCAGCCGGCGGGCCTTGTCCAGGTTTCCGTTGTCGGGCCAGCTGTTCAGAGGCGCGAAGCGCTGGTCGCCACTGCCGGCGCCGCCCCGGCCGTCGAAGGTCCGGTAGGTGCCCGCCGCGGGCCAGCTCAGCCTGATCATCAGGGGTCCGTAATTGCCGTAGTCGGCCGGCCACCAGTCCTGCGAATCGGTCAGCACGTTGATGACGTCCTGCTTCAACGCCTCGACGTCGAGGGTCTTGACCTCCTCGGCGTAGTTGAAGTCTTCACCCAGAGGGTTCGACCGGGGAGAGTGCTGGTGGAGAACCTGCAGGTTCAGCTGGTTCGGCCACCAGTCCTGGTTGGTCCTGGGACGGCCCGTCTTGGGTTCGGGGGAATCTAATGCTGGGTTCTCGCTTTCGCTGCCTTCAGACACGTTGGCTCTCCTTTGTTTCCATCTGGTCGGTATTTGTTGAGAGGCACTCGGGGCACCGGCCCCAGTAGATGACCTCGGCTTCGTCGATCTCGTACCCCGAGTCATGGGCGGCCGTCAGGCACGGGGTCTCCCCCACCGCGCAGTCGATGTCGACCATCCGGCTGCAGGTCCGGCAGATCAGGTGGTGGTGGTTGTCGCCGACCCGGTTCTCGTAGCGGGCAGGCGATCCGGCCGGCTGGATCCGCCGGAGGAGTCCCTTGTCGGTGAGTATCGACAGGGCGTCGTACACCGCCTGGCGGGAGACGGCGCCGATCTCGGCCCGTACCGCCTTGTCGATGTCGTCGGTTGTGCTGTGCGGCCGGTCGGACACCGCCCGCAGAACCGCCAGACGCTGGGCCGTCACCTGCAGGCCGTGCCGGCGCAGAAGCGTCGTGGTCAACTGGTTGGTCACACCCAGAAGCCTACCCCAACTCTGGAATGGGTCCAGACTTCGGCGGATATCGGAACCCGTCTGACCGTTTAGGTCCTGGCTGTTAGTCTGGGGTCAGATGAAGTCGAAGACACCCCCGCCCGCGCGCTCCTCAGCGTCCGGCCGAAACCTCTCCATGGAACTTGTTCGGGTCACCGAGCAGGCTGCCCTCGCCGCGTCCCGCTGGCTCGGCCGCCGGGACAAGGAAGCCGCCGACCAGGCGGCCGTAGACGCCATGCGCCTCATGATGAAGGACGTCGACATGGACGGAATCGTCGTGATCGGCGAGGGCGAAAAGGACGAGGCTCCCATGCTCTACAACGGCGAGCAGGTGGGCAACGGCAGCCCGCCCCAGGTCGACGTTGCGGTTGACCCGGTGGACGGCACCACCCTCACGGCCAAGGGCCAGCCAAACGCTCTTGCAGTCCTGGCGGTAGCCGACCGTGGTGCGATGTTCAACCCCGGCCCTTCGTTGTACATGGAGAAGATTGTCGTAGGCCCCGAAGCCGCCGACGTGGTCGACATCGAAGCTCCGGTCGCCACCAACCTGCGCCGGGTGGCCAAGGCGAAGGGCGGCAGGATCGAGGACATCACGGTGATGATCCTGGAGCGCGACCGCCACATCGACCTCATCCGCCAGGTAGGCGAGGCCGGGGCCCGCATCAAGCTGATCGCCGACGGCGACGTCGCCAGCTCGATAGCCGCCGCCAGCGAGGAGAACACGGGGGTCGACATGATCCTCGGCATCGGCGGCAGCCCGGAGGGAATCATCTCCGCATGCGCCATCAAGTGCCTTCAAGGCTGCATGCAGGCCAAGCTCCACCCCCGGAACGCCCAGGAACGCCAGGCGGCACTTGATGCCGGTTACGACCTCAACCAGGTGCTCACCCTCGACGACCTGGTCAAGGGAAACGCGTTTTTCGCCGCCACGGGCATCAGCGACGGCGACCTGCTGCAGGGCGTCCGCTTCAACGGCAACAAGGCCACCACGCAGTCGATCGTGATGAGGTCCCACTCGGGAACCGTCAGGATCGTCACCGCCCACCACGTACTGGGCTAAACGGGCTCCACGGCTACTTCTTCTTTGGCGCCTTCACCTTGGGCGGCTGCGCCCCCACGTAGTCCAACGCCTTAGCCACCCAGATTTCCGCTTTATAGGTGTCGGCCGCCAGCGCCGGAGGCAACGCCGCGTAGCCCCCCATCGGACGCTCGGCGGGACCGAACGGACCGGCCCCGTCCTCGGCCAGCAGAAAGTTCCGGTCGCCGTCGTTCAGCTTCAACCCGACCTGCGAGCCGAACAGCCCCATGAACATGTTCCCGTTCACGAAGGCACCCAGGTTTCCGAACATCGGCTTGACCTCGACTCGCGGGTCGTCGGGAACCAGGGCACGGAACCGTTCTTTGTCCTCCTCGGTCGGCTTCGGCATCTCCATGACCGCTAGACCCGCTCCAGCGCCACGACCGGGATCGTGCGGGTGGTGTTGGCCTCGTACTCGGCGAACTGCGGGTAGCGCTTCTTCTGCTCCTCGAAGAGCCGGTCGCGCTCCTCGCCCTCGGTGACCACCGCCCTGACCTTGAACTTCTCCGTGCCGACCTCGGCCGTCGCGTCCGGGTTGGCCACCAGGTTGTTGAACCATTGGGGGTTATCGGGAGCCCCGCCCATGGAGGCGAAGACCACCACCCGGTCGCCGTCGGGAAGGTACATGAGGGGGTTCGTGTGCGGCTTGCCGGTCTTGGCGCCGGTCGATGTCAGGATCACCATGGGTGCTCCTTCGAACGGACCGCCGACCTTGCCTTCGTTGGCCCGGAACTCCGCGATGATCTTGTCGTTCCAATCGTTTGCCACTGTTTCCTCCGATTTCGGCCAATTTCGGCCATTCGCAATTCTGCTCCCAGGATATGCGCTGGGGGCCGGGGTTTGAAGGCCGCCGGGTCCGCTAATCCCCGGCCGGTTGGCCCTACGATGGAGAGGTAGGCCAACGGATGTGGAGGTTGTGTGAGTCCCAAAGAGATGCTGCCCGGCTCGATCGTGTGGACCGACCTGACGGTGGGGACGGACAAAGCGCCCGCCATCGCTGAGTTCTATGAAGCCGTTGTGGGCTGGAAGACCGAGGAGGTCGACATGGGCGACTACGCCGACTTCAACATGATCGTTCCCGGTTCGGGTAAAACGGTCGCCGGCATCTGCCACGCCCGGGGGCAGAACGCCACAATGCCGCCTCAGTGGATGATGTACATCGTCGTCGACGACCTGGACGCAAGCATGAGCGAGTGCTGGGCCAAGGGCGGCCGGGTGATCCTAGGGCCGAAGGAGATCGGCCCGGGCGAACGCTACTGCGTGGTCCGGGACCCCGCCGGCGCGGTCGCAGCGCTCATCCAGCAGTCCGCTCCCGGAACCCGCTAGCGTCCCAGGCGTTTCATCCAGCTGCTCTTGCTGTTGGTGACCGCCTCCGGCTCCGGGAGGTCCTGGAGCGCTGCGTAGAAGTCCTCGACGCTCAAGCCGGACCCGGTGGACGACATGGCCACCTCTTCAACGGCCTTTCTCAGCTCCTCCCGGGGGAAGAACTCCCCGCCCAGGCTGAACGGGACGTGGTGCGGAAGATCGGCTCGACCCATCTCCTGCATCGTGCGGGCGTCGACCACCAGCAGGAACGACTTGCTCGCCTCCGAGTCCAGGACCACCGACAGCAGCACTCCGTCGTCCTCGGCGGTCCCCTTGGGGTCGGGGACGAAGATCGGCTCACCCGGGAAACAGCCGTCCTGCTGCCAGATGAGGGTGGTGCCCCCGGTGACGTCGACCTTCACCAGGGAGTTGGCGAAGTCGTAGGACAGCGAGGAGCCGCTGGGCGCCGACCCGTAGCCACCGAACCCGTAGAAGTACTGGTAGTACTGCCCGGCGAACGCCGTGTTGATCCTCGGCAGCTCGACGAAGGCGTCCCGAAGGGGTTCCGAGTTCACAACGTCGTTGTCGAGGTCCAGACGGAACCGGCGGATCAGCGGGACCGGGATCGCCCCGCCGGCCCGGAGCTTGTCCAGGTACAGGGCGCCAAGGATCGCGGGGTCCTTGTAGGTGACCATGTCGACCACCATCGAGCTTTCGCTCTCCAGGTAGGCGTTGATGTGGTGGAGGAAGAAGAACGAGTCGGTCTCCATGGTGCGGAGGACCTCACCGTTCTCCTTGTCGATGACCCAGAACTTGCAGGGCCGCTCGGGGTGCCAGTCGAAGCAGTTGGCGAACGCGGTTCCGCCGGCGATCAGCTTCATGTAGTCCAGCTTGTAGGGCTGTTCGACGAAGACGATGTAGTCCTCGGTCAGCGCAAAGCTGTTCAGGAACGAGGGCTCCTCGGTCGGGATCGTGAGGAGCAGCTCCCGCTTGGTGCCGTCGAACCGGTAGAGGTTGTGGCTGACCGGCGGGTCCAGGCTGATCGTCCAGTTGTACATGTAGCCGCCCTCGGCGTCGACCTGGGGGTGGGGCGTGGTGAACCCGTCCGGGAGGTTGTCCTCGTAGTCGAAGGTGCCGATGGTCTTGAGGGTGTAGGGGTCGAACTCGATCGGCATCGGCATCTGTGTGGTCGCAAGAATCTTGTCCTTGATCTTCACGATGTTGATGATCGCGTTGTCGGTGCCGTGGGGCTCGTAGCCCTGGGAGACGTGGTGGAACTTGTCCGGGTCCGGGTCCGTGCCGAACTCCCGGAACGAGATCTGGTCGTTCTCCATGGCGTGCAGGTAGGCCTTGGATTGGATGAACTTGTTGCCGTAGGAGACCTTGCCGCCGTCGAGCTGGAAGCGGTGAAGCATGCCCAGGCCGTCGAACCAGTGGTTGAACTTCTGCTCGCCGACCTCGAACTTGGCCGGTCCGGTGCGGACCAGGGTGCCGGAGAGCCAGGCGGGAATGGTGCCGGAGGTGGGGGCTTCGTCGACCTC
Protein-coding sequences here:
- the katG gene encoding catalase/peroxidase HPI; its protein translation is MTRGTRSTKPRSSTGAGAPSASQQIPTRWKQRRANVSEGSESENPALDSPEPKTGRPRTNQDWWPNQLNLQVLHQHSPRSNPLGEDFNYAEEVKTLDVEALKQDVINVLTDSQDWWPADYGNYGPLMIRLSWPAAGTYRTFDGRGGAGSGDQRFAPLNSWPDNGNLDKARRLLWPVKQKYGRKISWADLLVLAGNAAMESMGFKTFGFAFGREDVFEPDEIIWGSEDTWLGDERYSGDRELAEPFGAVQMGLIYVNPEGPNGNPDPLAAGRDIRETFGRMAMNDEETVALIAGGHTFGKCHGAGDPDLVGPEPEGCPVEHQGLGWINAHGTGKGGDTITSGLEGAWTNEPTKWDNGFFDNLFNYEYELTTSPAGAKQWTPKNPEAQGTVPDAHDPAKRHAPMMLTTDLALRMDPIYAPISKRFHENPELLAEAFAKAWYKLLHRDMGPVVRCLGPWVPEAQIWQDPVPDVDHELVGDADIADLKAKILASGLSVARLAYTAWASAATFRDTDKRGGANGSRIRLEPQRNWEVNEPAELARVLQALEGIQQDFNGSQTGNKKVSLADLIVLAGAAAVEQAAKNAGYDITVPFAPGRTDATEEQTDAESFEVLEPRADGFRNYLRAGEKLSPETLLLDRANLLRLTAPEMTVLVGGMRALNANYGGTAHGVFTDRPESLTNDFFSNLLDMSTEWKPSSWAENVYEGRDRSTGEVKRTATAVDLVFGSNSQLRAIAEVYASDDAKEKFVRDFVAAWNKVMNADRFDIA
- a CDS encoding TfoX/Sxy family protein encodes the protein MEMPKPTEEDKERFRALVPDDPRVEVKPMFGNLGAFVNGNMFMGLFGSQVGLKLNDGDRNFLLAEDGAGPFGPAERPMGGYAALPPALAADTYKAEIWVAKALDYVGAQPPKVKAPKKK
- the glpX gene encoding class II fructose-bisphosphatase, with the protein product MELVRVTEQAALAASRWLGRRDKEAADQAAVDAMRLMMKDVDMDGIVVIGEGEKDEAPMLYNGEQVGNGSPPQVDVAVDPVDGTTLTAKGQPNALAVLAVADRGAMFNPGPSLYMEKIVVGPEAADVVDIEAPVATNLRRVAKAKGGRIEDITVMILERDRHIDLIRQVGEAGARIKLIADGDVASSIAAASEENTGVDMILGIGGSPEGIISACAIKCLQGCMQAKLHPRNAQERQAALDAGYDLNQVLTLDDLVKGNAFFAATGISDGDLLQGVRFNGNKATTQSIVMRSHSGTVRIVTAHHVLG
- a CDS encoding Fur family transcriptional regulator, which codes for MTNQLTTTLLRRHGLQVTAQRLAVLRAVSDRPHSTTDDIDKAVRAEIGAVSRQAVYDALSILTDKGLLRRIQPAGSPARYENRVGDNHHHLICRTCSRMVDIDCAVGETPCLTAAHDSGYEIDEAEVIYWGRCPECLSTNTDQMETKESQRV
- a CDS encoding VOC family protein, translated to MSPKEMLPGSIVWTDLTVGTDKAPAIAEFYEAVVGWKTEEVDMGDYADFNMIVPGSGKTVAGICHARGQNATMPPQWMMYIVVDDLDASMSECWAKGGRVILGPKEIGPGERYCVVRDPAGAVAALIQQSAPGTR
- a CDS encoding carotenoid oxygenase family protein, with protein sequence MTKFDPSLYAPVPPTTPKDGPAYSLGFESLESEVEVDEAPTSGTIPAWLSGTLVRTGPAKFEVGEQKFNHWFDGLGMLHRFQLDGGKVSYGNKFIQSKAYLHAMENDQISFREFGTDPDPDKFHHVSQGYEPHGTDNAIINIVKIKDKILATTQMPMPIEFDPYTLKTIGTFDYEDNLPDGFTTPHPQVDAEGGYMYNWTISLDPPVSHNLYRFDGTKRELLLTIPTEEPSFLNSFALTEDYIVFVEQPYKLDYMKLIAGGTAFANCFDWHPERPCKFWVIDKENGEVLRTMETDSFFFLHHINAYLESESSMVVDMVTYKDPAILGALYLDKLRAGGAIPVPLIRRFRLDLDNDVVNSEPLRDAFVELPRINTAFAGQYYQYFYGFGGYGSAPSGSSLSYDFANSLVKVDVTGGTTLIWQQDGCFPGEPIFVPDPKGTAEDDGVLLSVVLDSEASKSFLLVVDARTMQEMGRADLPHHVPFSLGGEFFPREELRKAVEEVAMSSTGSGLSVEDFYAALQDLPEPEAVTNSKSSWMKRLGR
- a CDS encoding nitroreductase family deazaflavin-dependent oxidoreductase gives rise to the protein MANDWNDKIIAEFRANEGKVGGPFEGAPMVILTSTGAKTGKPHTNPLMYLPDGDRVVVFASMGGAPDNPQWFNNLVANPDATAEVGTEKFKVRAVVTEGEERDRLFEEQKKRYPQFAEYEANTTRTIPVVALERV